The following proteins are co-located in the Brachybacterium sacelli genome:
- a CDS encoding LacI family DNA-binding transcriptional regulator, with translation MPHTPTPMPRIADVAELAGVSVSTASKALNDTGQLREDTRTRVKEAASSLGFVPGRSGRGQADTRTYTVGLLTTDSFGRFTIPLLRGVEDALAAGRMAIILCDTRDDVLRERHYLQSLQDRRVDGLIITGRTTDPRPSIGLAIPTVYALSPSVDPTDHSVVVDESAGAAMAAEHLQAMGSRRIVHVTGPERHHSASARALAVQDVLGQSLITPPLFGHWSEEWGRHAVDMLLASHPDADAFVCGSDQIARGVTDRLREQGVDVPGQVRVTGFDNWDVMAMASRPPLTTVDMGLTELGRLAGSTLLDLVEGEADPPRRQELPPRLEVRGSSL, from the coding sequence GTGCCCCACACGCCGACGCCGATGCCGCGCATCGCGGATGTCGCCGAGCTCGCCGGGGTGTCCGTGAGCACCGCCTCGAAGGCGCTCAACGACACCGGTCAGCTGCGCGAGGACACCAGGACCCGGGTGAAGGAGGCCGCCTCGAGCCTCGGGTTCGTCCCCGGACGCTCCGGGCGCGGTCAGGCCGATACCCGCACCTACACCGTGGGACTGCTGACCACCGACAGCTTCGGGCGCTTCACCATCCCGCTCCTGCGCGGCGTCGAGGATGCGCTCGCCGCGGGGAGGATGGCGATCATCCTGTGCGACACCCGCGACGACGTCCTGCGCGAACGTCACTACCTGCAGTCACTCCAGGACAGACGGGTCGACGGTCTCATCATCACCGGGCGCACCACCGATCCCCGCCCGTCGATCGGCCTGGCGATCCCCACCGTCTACGCGCTCTCGCCCTCGGTCGATCCGACGGACCACTCCGTGGTGGTCGACGAGAGCGCAGGGGCGGCGATGGCGGCCGAGCACCTGCAGGCCATGGGGTCGCGGCGGATCGTCCACGTCACCGGCCCGGAGCGCCACCACTCGGCCTCCGCGCGGGCGCTCGCCGTCCAGGACGTGCTCGGGCAGTCCCTGATCACCCCGCCCCTGTTCGGCCACTGGTCCGAGGAATGGGGGCGCCACGCCGTGGACATGCTGCTGGCCTCGCATCCCGACGCCGACGCCTTCGTGTGTGGATCCGACCAGATCGCCCGTGGTGTCACCGACCGACTCCGCGAGCAGGGCGTCGACGTACCCGGGCAGGTGCGGGTGACCGGTTTCGACAACTGGGACGTGATGGCCATGGCCTCGCGCCCGCCGTTGACCACCGTGGACATGGGGCTCACCGAGCTCGGCCGCCTCGCCGGGAGCACCCTGCTCGACCTCGTCGAGGGAGAGGCCGACCCTCCGCGTCGCCAGGAGCTCCCTCCCCGGCTGGAGGTGCGCGGCTCGAGCCTATGA
- a CDS encoding M15 family metallopeptidase, whose product MRSHSAVAPTHHASHPVGPGRSRRRSRGRSRPARTLGTLVVLGLLVVSLLAVGLTVRAAVMPGAPVVPSVIELLPGTGLDEDDGLLPSDEIVTVFDDELPAVGNLEPDLLGALRDAAADARGDGVTFQVNSGWRSADYQQSLLEDAIDEHGSREEAARWVATAETSSHVSGDAIDLGPADATSWLAQHGQEYGLCRTYANEPWHYELRSDAADEGCPAPYADPTEDPRLSS is encoded by the coding sequence ATGAGATCACACAGCGCTGTCGCCCCCACGCACCACGCGTCCCATCCCGTCGGTCCCGGCCGCTCCCGTCGCCGCTCCCGTGGCCGCTCGCGTCCCGCCCGCACCCTGGGCACCCTCGTGGTGCTCGGTCTCCTGGTCGTGTCCCTGCTCGCCGTCGGCCTCACCGTCCGGGCGGCCGTGATGCCAGGCGCCCCGGTGGTCCCGTCGGTCATCGAGCTGCTCCCGGGCACCGGCCTCGATGAGGACGACGGCCTGCTGCCCTCCGACGAGATCGTCACGGTCTTCGACGACGAGCTGCCCGCGGTCGGGAACCTCGAGCCGGATCTCCTCGGCGCCCTGCGTGACGCGGCCGCCGACGCCCGGGGCGACGGGGTGACGTTCCAGGTCAACAGCGGGTGGCGCTCTGCCGACTACCAGCAGAGCCTGCTCGAGGACGCGATCGACGAGCACGGCTCGCGCGAGGAGGCGGCGCGGTGGGTCGCCACGGCGGAGACCTCCTCGCACGTCTCGGGCGACGCGATCGATCTCGGTCCGGCCGACGCCACCTCCTGGCTCGCCCAGCACGGCCAGGAGTACGGGCTCTGCCGGACCTATGCGAACGAGCCCTGGCACTACGAGCTGCGCTCCGACGCCGCTGATGAGGGGTGCCCGGCGCCGTACGCCGATCCCACCGAGGATCCCAGGCTGTCCTCGTGA
- a CDS encoding adenosine deaminase: MQLSPTLVRSLPKVALHDHLDGGLRPSTVLALCAELGVAPPPIVPAREADGTVDVPGGAETPTDQDVADWFHAAADSGSLPSYLSTFERTLALMQTAPALRRIAREFVEDMVADGVVYAETRWAPHQHTAGELDLEQAVQAVQDGLDEGAAAAERDGSRIVVGQLLAYLRQRDPTDDLVDLAIARRGTGVVGVDLAGPEAGFPADRFRAQFERARRHGVHVTIHAGEADGPTSIANALDCGAERIGHGVRLIEDVTTADGSSGAAVGFGPLAARVHRERICLEVCPSSNLQTGAAQDLATHAAGALHERGFAVALSSDNRLMSRTSTSREMMLVAEAFEWDLEDLEHVVLTGLDAGFASAEARTALREEVVLPAFRAVREG, from the coding sequence ATGCAGCTCTCCCCCACCCTCGTGCGCTCACTGCCCAAGGTCGCCCTGCACGACCATCTCGACGGCGGTCTGCGCCCGTCGACCGTGCTCGCCCTGTGCGCGGAGCTCGGCGTCGCGCCGCCCCCGATCGTGCCCGCCCGCGAGGCCGACGGGACCGTCGACGTCCCCGGCGGCGCCGAGACCCCCACCGACCAGGACGTGGCCGATTGGTTCCACGCCGCCGCGGACTCCGGATCGCTGCCCTCCTATCTCTCCACCTTCGAGCGCACCCTCGCCCTGATGCAGACCGCGCCCGCGCTGCGGCGCATCGCGCGGGAGTTCGTCGAGGACATGGTGGCCGACGGGGTGGTCTACGCCGAGACCCGGTGGGCGCCGCATCAGCACACCGCCGGCGAGCTCGATCTCGAGCAGGCCGTGCAGGCCGTCCAGGACGGGCTCGACGAGGGGGCGGCCGCCGCCGAGCGGGACGGGTCACGCATCGTGGTGGGGCAGCTTCTGGCCTACCTACGGCAGCGCGACCCCACCGATGACCTGGTCGATCTCGCCATCGCGCGGCGCGGCACGGGCGTGGTCGGGGTCGATCTGGCCGGGCCCGAGGCCGGATTCCCCGCCGACCGCTTCCGGGCGCAGTTCGAGCGAGCCCGACGTCATGGCGTGCACGTGACGATCCATGCCGGGGAGGCCGACGGGCCGACGTCGATCGCGAACGCGCTGGACTGCGGGGCCGAGCGGATCGGGCACGGAGTGCGACTGATCGAGGACGTCACCACGGCCGATGGCTCGTCGGGCGCCGCCGTGGGCTTCGGCCCTCTCGCCGCGCGGGTGCACCGCGAGCGGATCTGCCTGGAGGTCTGCCCGAGCTCGAACCTCCAGACCGGGGCCGCGCAGGACCTCGCGACCCATGCCGCGGGCGCCCTGCACGAGCGCGGCTTCGCGGTGGCGCTGAGCAGCGACAATCGCCTCATGAGCCGCACCAGCACCTCCCGGGAGATGATGCTGGTCGCCGAGGCCTTCGAGTGGGATCTCGAGGACCTCGAGCACGTGGTGCTCACCGGGCTCGACGCGGGATTCGCCTCGGCCGAGGCGCGGACCGCCCTGCGCGAGGAGGTCGTGCTGCCGGCGTTCCGGGCGGTGCGGGAGGGGTGA
- a CDS encoding response regulator transcription factor, translated as MRVLIVEDETYLADAVRDGLRLEAIAADVAEDGDTALELLTVNEYDVAVLDRDIPGPSGDEVARRIIADGSGTAILMLTAADRLDDKESGFQLGADDYLTKPFELRELVLRLRALDRRRSRSRPPVREFAGLRVDPFRREVFRDDHYVALTRKQFAVLEVLVAAEGGVVSAEDLLARAWDENADPFTNAVRITVSALRRRLGEPWLILTVPGVGYRIDAGAPEAGEEPDSSADPGPRSTGEDAHD; from the coding sequence ATGCGGGTGCTGATCGTGGAGGACGAGACCTACCTGGCGGACGCCGTGCGCGACGGGCTGCGCCTGGAGGCGATCGCCGCCGACGTGGCCGAGGACGGGGACACCGCCCTCGAGCTCCTCACCGTCAATGAGTACGACGTCGCCGTGCTGGACCGGGACATCCCCGGGCCCTCGGGCGATGAGGTGGCGCGGCGCATCATCGCCGATGGCTCCGGCACCGCGATCCTCATGCTCACCGCCGCCGATCGGCTCGACGACAAGGAGTCGGGCTTCCAGCTCGGGGCCGACGACTACCTCACCAAGCCCTTCGAGCTGCGCGAGCTGGTGCTGCGTCTGCGGGCGCTCGACCGGCGCCGGTCCCGGTCCCGACCCCCGGTGCGGGAGTTCGCCGGGCTGCGGGTGGATCCGTTCCGCCGCGAAGTCTTCCGCGACGACCACTACGTGGCGCTGACCCGGAAGCAGTTCGCGGTGCTCGAGGTGCTGGTGGCGGCCGAGGGTGGAGTGGTCAGCGCGGAGGACCTGCTGGCCAGGGCATGGGATGAGAACGCCGACCCCTTCACCAACGCCGTGCGCATCACGGTCTCGGCGCTGCGCCGGCGGCTCGGGGAGCCGTGGCTGATCCTCACCGTGCCCGGCGTCGGATACCGGATCGATGCGGGTGCGCCGGAAGCAGGGGAGGAGCCGGATTCGTCGGCCGATCCCGGGCCGAGGTCCACGGGCGAGGACGCACATGACTAG
- a CDS encoding GNAT family N-acetyltransferase, which translates to MDHDPVETAVTETFALRRRLLRADRTDLDLLMADDAVEGTFHLAVLDRRSAVGVVTVVPSAPEFDAASPAWRLRQMAVDPALQGTGIGSALFDAVVDRLRRRRAATLWAESRDSSLAFYLGRGMAIVPGREHTAGGVSYTDVALRLPG; encoded by the coding sequence ATGGACCACGACCCCGTGGAGACGGCGGTGACGGAGACCTTCGCGCTCCGGCGACGGCTCCTGCGGGCCGACCGCACGGATCTCGATCTGTTGATGGCGGACGACGCGGTCGAAGGGACCTTCCATCTGGCGGTGCTCGATCGGCGGAGCGCCGTGGGCGTCGTGACCGTGGTGCCGTCCGCACCCGAGTTCGATGCCGCCTCACCGGCCTGGCGCCTCCGGCAGATGGCGGTGGACCCGGCGCTGCAGGGCACAGGGATCGGGTCCGCCCTGTTCGACGCGGTGGTCGACCGCCTCCGCCGGCGCCGCGCAGCGACCCTGTGGGCCGAGTCCCGCGACTCCAGCCTGGCGTTCTATCTCGGCCGAGGGATGGCGATCGTGCCGGGACGGGAGCACACGGCGGGCGGAGTCTCCTACACCGATGTCGCCCTGCGACTTCCGGGGTGA
- a CDS encoding sensor histidine kinase codes for MTRPPGPSVRTRLALSYALFLMLAGALLLAVVWVFLLRYVPDSAITTRGGFVPNRSDLVRAFAPAAAAAMVFLLVFGLVGGWFLAGRMLVPLERIGEAARAAADGSLSHRVRMPGWQDEFREVADTFDVMLERLEDHVAQQRRFAANASHELRTPLATSQTLLEVARSDPNGTDRELVERLHAVNARAIAVTEALLLLSRADARSFDPETVDLSLLAEEAAEQLLEMAERRGITLEVTGVPAEVHGSPALLSRLVENLIQNAIVHNSGDGGWVVVRLSSGPRGSTLEVENTGEVISPALVRTLAEPFRRGTDRLREHRGDHVGAGLGLAIVRSIVAAHDGTLDLRPRTAGGLIATVRLPRTG; via the coding sequence ATGACTAGGCCCCCCGGCCCGAGCGTCCGTACTCGTCTGGCCCTGAGCTATGCGCTCTTCCTGATGCTGGCAGGCGCCCTGCTGCTGGCGGTGGTGTGGGTGTTCCTGCTGCGGTACGTGCCGGATTCGGCGATCACCACCCGGGGCGGCTTCGTCCCCAACCGCTCGGACCTGGTGCGTGCCTTCGCCCCGGCCGCGGCGGCCGCCATGGTCTTCCTGCTCGTGTTCGGACTGGTGGGCGGCTGGTTCCTGGCCGGGCGGATGCTGGTCCCGCTCGAGCGGATCGGGGAGGCGGCTCGGGCAGCGGCCGACGGGTCTCTCTCGCACCGGGTGCGGATGCCGGGCTGGCAGGACGAGTTCCGGGAGGTCGCCGACACCTTCGACGTCATGCTCGAGCGGCTCGAGGACCATGTCGCCCAGCAACGACGCTTCGCCGCCAACGCCTCCCACGAGCTGCGGACGCCCCTGGCCACCTCGCAGACCCTCCTGGAGGTGGCTCGATCGGACCCGAACGGGACGGATCGCGAACTGGTCGAGCGCCTGCACGCGGTCAACGCCCGGGCGATCGCGGTGACCGAGGCGCTGCTCCTGCTCAGTCGCGCCGACGCCCGCTCCTTCGACCCCGAGACCGTCGATCTCTCCCTGCTCGCCGAGGAAGCGGCCGAGCAGCTGCTCGAGATGGCGGAGCGCCGCGGCATCACCCTCGAGGTGACCGGCGTGCCCGCGGAGGTGCACGGCTCGCCCGCGCTGCTGTCGCGGCTGGTCGAGAATCTGATCCAGAACGCGATCGTCCACAACAGCGGGGACGGCGGATGGGTGGTCGTGCGCCTCAGCAGCGGGCCGAGGGGCAGCACCCTCGAGGTCGAGAACACCGGGGAGGTGATCTCCCCGGCGCTCGTGCGGACCCTGGCCGAGCCCTTCCGCCGCGGCACCGACCGTCTCCGTGAGCACCGCGGTGACCACGTCGGGGCCGGCCTGGGGCTCGCGATCGTGCGCAGCATCGTGGCCGCCCACGACGGCACGCTCGACCTCAGGCCGCGCACTGCAGGCGGCCTTATCGCCACGGTGCGTCTGCCGCGGACGGGCTGA
- a CDS encoding HelD family protein, with amino-acid sequence MPETGRPARTPQNADQPASGQPGSDDQPADRPTADHLAAEQQHVDRAYAQLDAELAQLGERQEAALGQVAEDGVALNERDAEVRRLGARRKALQHAEHGAVFGRLDREDGLRLHIGPAGIREGDQRLVIDWRAPAAEPFYTATARAPQGLRRRRHLAIEDRAVVHVDDDLFGDVDGAEGPDGAEGVAGEGALLRALSRSRDGRMHEAVATLQAEQDAIVRAPRSGVLVVQGAPGTGKTVVALHRAAYLLYSAPEVLRRGVLVIGPSARFLHYIGDVLPALGETNVVTSTIAGLLPGLDDVGPAAPEVARLLGEASMAEILDAFLTSLQGASEPAGHTLVWDGDELLIPRESIERATERARTQHRHHNDAREVFVEILLGELTALVAEADAALLADVESGFEAEVGRLDASLEKDPDALGPRQDEEDRAGQEALTEAQLRAELAADDAVAEAFDALWPCLTPEGAVTRMLREGLDETTAPQLSPAQRSLLAGTAEEPWTSAHVPLLDEAAELLGEDDADDAAAAETARRRRVDHARRVIASTPDLAGLVSAEELAERSAEADTRDLATRALADRTWVYGHVIIDEAQELTPMQWRMLARRCPVKSMTVVGDIAQTSADLDTTTWPERLAALRATPRVEELSICYRSPRELVAAVEPLLRVLRPDARRLDAVRATGNLPVIADGDLDEDEQITAWARRERGEGRGALLTPDVPRVLAVLEESGIDASADDLRARLVVLAPEAAKGLEFDHVLVHCPDRIVEQRGLATLYVALTRATATLAVVQRGSIDVDLGGSWARGSLVGQSG; translated from the coding sequence ATGCCCGAAACCGGCCGCCCCGCCCGCACCCCCCAGAACGCTGACCAGCCCGCCTCCGGGCAGCCCGGCTCCGACGACCAGCCCGCCGACCGACCGACCGCCGACCACCTCGCCGCCGAGCAGCAGCACGTCGACCGTGCCTACGCCCAGCTGGACGCCGAGCTCGCCCAGCTCGGCGAGCGTCAGGAGGCGGCGCTGGGCCAGGTGGCCGAGGACGGGGTCGCCCTCAACGAGCGCGACGCCGAGGTGCGGCGGCTCGGCGCCCGACGGAAGGCGCTGCAGCACGCCGAGCACGGCGCGGTCTTCGGCCGCCTCGATCGGGAGGACGGCCTGCGCCTGCACATCGGACCCGCCGGGATCCGCGAGGGCGATCAGCGCCTGGTCATCGACTGGCGGGCCCCCGCGGCCGAGCCGTTCTACACCGCCACCGCCCGCGCCCCGCAGGGGCTGCGGCGCCGGCGCCACCTCGCGATCGAGGATCGGGCCGTGGTCCATGTGGACGACGATCTCTTCGGCGACGTCGACGGGGCTGAGGGGCCGGACGGGGCCGAGGGCGTCGCCGGGGAGGGCGCGCTGCTGCGCGCGCTGAGCCGTTCCCGCGATGGCCGCATGCACGAGGCGGTCGCCACCCTGCAGGCGGAGCAGGACGCGATCGTGCGCGCCCCGCGCTCCGGCGTGCTGGTGGTCCAGGGCGCCCCCGGCACCGGCAAGACCGTCGTCGCCCTGCACCGCGCCGCCTACCTTCTGTACAGCGCGCCGGAGGTGCTGCGTCGCGGCGTGCTGGTGATCGGCCCGTCGGCCCGCTTCCTGCACTACATCGGCGACGTGCTGCCCGCTCTCGGCGAGACCAACGTCGTCACCAGCACCATCGCCGGCCTGCTGCCCGGCCTCGACGACGTCGGTCCCGCCGCACCGGAGGTGGCCCGCCTGCTGGGTGAGGCCTCGATGGCCGAGATCCTCGACGCGTTCCTCACCTCGCTGCAGGGCGCGAGCGAACCCGCGGGCCACACCCTGGTCTGGGACGGGGACGAGCTGCTGATCCCGCGCGAGAGCATCGAGCGCGCCACCGAGCGCGCCCGCACGCAGCACCGGCACCACAACGACGCCCGCGAGGTGTTCGTCGAGATCCTCCTCGGCGAGCTCACCGCGCTGGTCGCCGAGGCCGACGCCGCCCTGCTCGCCGACGTCGAGTCCGGTTTCGAGGCGGAGGTCGGGCGGCTGGACGCCTCCCTGGAGAAGGATCCGGACGCCCTCGGCCCGCGTCAGGACGAGGAGGATCGGGCAGGTCAGGAGGCGCTCACCGAGGCCCAGCTGCGGGCCGAGCTGGCGGCCGACGACGCGGTCGCCGAGGCCTTCGATGCCCTGTGGCCGTGCCTGACCCCGGAGGGCGCCGTCACCAGGATGCTGCGCGAGGGGCTCGACGAGACGACCGCCCCGCAGCTGAGCCCGGCCCAGCGCAGCCTCCTCGCGGGCACGGCGGAGGAGCCCTGGACCTCGGCGCACGTGCCGCTGCTGGACGAGGCCGCCGAGCTGCTCGGCGAGGACGACGCCGACGACGCCGCGGCCGCCGAGACCGCCCGGCGCCGACGCGTCGATCACGCCCGACGGGTGATCGCCTCGACCCCGGACCTGGCGGGCCTGGTCTCTGCCGAGGAGCTCGCCGAGCGCTCCGCCGAGGCCGACACCCGGGACCTCGCGACCCGAGCCCTGGCCGATCGCACCTGGGTGTACGGGCACGTGATCATCGACGAGGCCCAGGAGCTCACGCCGATGCAGTGGCGGATGCTCGCCCGCCGCTGCCCCGTGAAGTCCATGACCGTCGTCGGCGACATCGCCCAGACCTCCGCCGACCTCGACACCACCACCTGGCCCGAGAGGCTCGCTGCGCTGCGCGCCACCCCACGGGTGGAGGAGCTCAGCATCTGCTATCGCTCGCCGCGTGAGCTGGTCGCGGCCGTCGAGCCTCTGCTGCGGGTGCTGCGGCCCGATGCGCGGCGCCTCGATGCCGTCCGCGCCACCGGGAACCTCCCGGTGATAGCCGACGGCGACCTCGACGAGGACGAGCAGATCACGGCCTGGGCGCGGCGCGAACGCGGGGAGGGGCGCGGCGCCCTCCTCACCCCCGACGTGCCGCGGGTGCTCGCCGTGCTCGAGGAGTCCGGGATCGACGCCTCGGCCGATGACCTGCGGGCCCGCCTCGTGGTGCTCGCCCCGGAGGCGGCCAAGGGACTCGAGTTCGATCACGTGCTGGTCCACTGCCCGGATCGCATCGTGGAGCAGAGGGGACTGGCGACCCTCTACGTCGCCCTCACCCGCGCGACGGCGACCCTGGCCGTGGTGCAGCGCGGCTCGATCGACGTCGACCTCGGCGGGTCCTGGGCGCGCGGATCGCTGGTCGGGCAGTCCGGGTGA
- a CDS encoding extracellular solute-binding protein — translation MAPPRGRLMLSRRSLLRGGLALGAAGAGVSALAACAGTLPPVDTTAEGFGQEATGTVTVWCRAATQTAIQAAATSFNTQHEDLEVVVLPIPDAQYVTKLATSIRGASVPDVVDFDLINCPLFYVRDAFADLTELVSGLEFRDVLSAGHMGLVTHQERIYGIPFIGDYSTLFANTDLLGEAGYQLADVAGSLESLMTTCHALQTSLPDVSPWMFPGNASGAMGFTIQPMIWAAGTDLLTGELGEQSGNITGNDALEAVLEFHRQLWVDELVPRRAFVEDGAQWGHDYRSGEVVFFPGAYGSAVAEADEAFRPISQNVLLPGPDGGRATFSGGDNMCLLNGAPNPSGAWMFMRYTLELEVQRSLPDSGYMPIRSDSADAGFAADYEQAVVPVTHLDEGYVPTSLAYNLLYNQSASPWLAMIRRAVFDGDVPGAMAEAQSEYDRILTQTQL, via the coding sequence GTGGCTCCCCCTCGAGGCCGACTGATGCTCTCGCGGCGCAGCCTCCTGCGCGGCGGTCTCGCCCTCGGGGCGGCCGGCGCGGGGGTGAGTGCGCTCGCCGCCTGCGCCGGCACCCTTCCCCCGGTGGACACCACCGCCGAGGGGTTCGGGCAGGAGGCGACCGGGACCGTCACCGTCTGGTGCCGCGCGGCGACGCAGACCGCGATCCAGGCGGCCGCGACCTCGTTCAACACGCAGCACGAGGACCTCGAGGTAGTGGTGCTGCCCATCCCGGACGCCCAGTACGTCACCAAGCTCGCCACCTCGATCCGTGGCGCCTCCGTGCCGGACGTCGTCGACTTCGACCTCATCAACTGCCCGCTGTTCTATGTGCGCGACGCCTTCGCCGACCTCACCGAGCTGGTCTCGGGCCTGGAGTTCCGCGACGTCCTCTCCGCCGGTCACATGGGGCTGGTCACGCACCAGGAGCGGATCTACGGGATCCCGTTCATCGGCGACTACTCCACCCTGTTCGCCAACACCGATCTCCTGGGCGAGGCCGGCTACCAGCTCGCGGACGTGGCCGGCAGCCTCGAGTCGCTGATGACGACCTGCCACGCGCTGCAGACCTCCCTGCCGGACGTCAGTCCGTGGATGTTCCCCGGCAACGCCTCCGGCGCGATGGGCTTCACCATCCAGCCCATGATCTGGGCGGCCGGGACCGACCTGCTCACCGGGGAGCTGGGCGAGCAGTCCGGCAACATCACCGGCAACGACGCTCTCGAGGCGGTCCTCGAGTTCCATCGCCAGCTCTGGGTCGACGAGCTGGTCCCCCGCCGCGCCTTCGTCGAGGACGGCGCGCAGTGGGGGCACGACTACCGCTCCGGGGAGGTGGTGTTCTTCCCCGGCGCCTACGGCTCGGCGGTCGCGGAGGCCGACGAGGCCTTCCGCCCGATCTCCCAGAACGTGCTGCTGCCCGGACCCGACGGCGGCCGGGCCACCTTCTCCGGCGGGGACAACATGTGCCTGCTCAACGGCGCCCCGAACCCCTCCGGGGCCTGGATGTTCATGCGGTACACGCTCGAGCTCGAGGTGCAGCGCTCGCTGCCCGACAGCGGCTACATGCCGATCCGCTCCGACAGCGCCGACGCCGGCTTCGCCGCGGACTACGAGCAGGCCGTCGTGCCCGTCACGCACCTCGACGAGGGCTATGTGCCCACCAGCCTCGCGTACAACCTGCTGTACAACCAGTCCGCCAGCCCCTGGCTCGCCATGATCCGCCGCGCGGTGTTCGACGGCGACGTGCCCGGGGCGATGGCCGAGGCCCAGTCCGAGTACGACCGCATCCTCACGCAGACCCAGCTCTAG
- a CDS encoding glycoside hydrolase family 127 protein yields MTTAPTALAAPAIPTAHASVARRPLAPGDARITGGFWHTRQQRNRAEALRAGYEQLEDSGTFRNFRIVGGAEQGEASGMIFQDSDAYKWLEAVAFELGRQEDPDLRAMAREATAMIAAAQQSDGYLNSVHTLRHSPEDRYSSMAWNHELYCYGHLIQAAVALSRSAGDDELLAVALRIVDHLRTVFGPTARHSTCGHPVIEMALIELYRLTGRDEILELARFLLDVRGGEERFPGVAPGPEYFSAGVPVREARSVEGHAVRALYLFAGATDQAIEDGDAELLARAESVFADLMATKTYVTGGMGARWDWEAFGDPFEMTTDRGYAETCAAIGAIQWAWRLLLATGKAQYAEAIERLLFNAFLPGVSLAGTEFFYVNSLQLREGAKADQGRSIAHGRRAWFDCACCPPNIMRTFASLDHLAATTTPDGLQLHQYATGTWSTGEGPDRLRVSVATEYPTDGLVRITIEEAPAEVRALTLRIPAWSRGGAQLTHRGAEVPLPSAEADAPGPTSAEIRTTFQAGDVIELRLDVAARFVGAHHRLDASRGAVALERGPLVYALEDEDQDGFGHVDDAAVDPGAALVPGAAIPALDGAVPLAVSGSAVTVSPAAAAWPYPIHGSADAEVTRTPATWSAIPYYAWANRSVGPMRVWLPLEAD; encoded by the coding sequence ATGACCACGGCTCCGACCGCGCTCGCCGCCCCCGCGATCCCCACCGCTCACGCGAGCGTCGCCCGCCGCCCACTGGCTCCCGGCGACGCCCGGATCACCGGCGGCTTCTGGCACACCCGCCAGCAGCGCAACCGGGCCGAGGCCCTGCGTGCGGGCTACGAGCAGCTCGAGGACTCCGGCACGTTCCGCAATTTCCGCATCGTCGGCGGGGCGGAGCAGGGCGAGGCCTCCGGCATGATCTTCCAGGACTCCGACGCCTACAAGTGGCTCGAGGCCGTCGCCTTCGAGCTGGGCCGCCAGGAGGATCCCGACCTCCGCGCCATGGCCCGCGAGGCCACGGCGATGATCGCGGCGGCGCAGCAGAGCGACGGCTACCTCAACAGCGTGCACACCCTGCGCCACTCCCCCGAGGACCGCTACTCCTCCATGGCCTGGAACCACGAGCTGTACTGCTACGGCCATCTCATCCAGGCGGCGGTCGCACTGTCCCGCAGCGCCGGTGACGACGAGCTGCTCGCCGTCGCGCTGCGGATCGTCGACCATCTGCGCACCGTCTTCGGGCCCACAGCCCGCCACTCCACCTGCGGCCATCCCGTGATCGAGATGGCGCTGATCGAGCTGTACCGCCTCACCGGCCGCGACGAGATCCTCGAACTGGCCCGGTTCCTCCTCGACGTCCGCGGCGGCGAGGAGCGCTTCCCCGGCGTCGCGCCGGGGCCGGAGTACTTCTCCGCCGGCGTGCCGGTGCGCGAGGCCCGCTCCGTCGAGGGCCACGCGGTCCGCGCCCTGTACCTCTTCGCGGGCGCCACCGACCAGGCGATCGAGGACGGTGACGCCGAGCTGCTGGCCCGAGCCGAGTCGGTGTTCGCGGACCTGATGGCCACCAAGACCTACGTCACCGGCGGCATGGGCGCCCGCTGGGACTGGGAGGCCTTCGGTGACCCCTTCGAGATGACCACCGACCGCGGCTACGCCGAGACCTGCGCCGCCATCGGCGCGATCCAGTGGGCCTGGCGTCTGCTGCTGGCCACCGGCAAGGCGCAGTACGCCGAGGCGATCGAGCGCCTGCTGTTCAACGCCTTCCTGCCCGGCGTCTCCCTGGCCGGCACCGAGTTCTTCTACGTCAACTCCCTGCAGCTGCGCGAGGGGGCCAAGGCCGACCAGGGCCGTTCGATCGCGCACGGCCGACGTGCCTGGTTCGACTGCGCCTGCTGCCCGCCGAACATCATGCGCACCTTCGCGAGCCTCGACCACCTCGCCGCCACCACCACCCCCGACGGCCTGCAGCTCCACCAGTACGCCACCGGCACCTGGTCCACCGGCGAGGGGCCCGACCGTCTGCGCGTGTCGGTGGCGACCGAATACCCCACCGACGGCCTGGTGCGGATCACCATCGAGGAGGCCCCCGCGGAGGTGCGTGCGCTCACGCTGCGGATCCCCGCCTGGTCGCGCGGGGGCGCGCAGCTCACCCACCGCGGCGCCGAGGTGCCGCTCCCGTCGGCCGAGGCCGATGCCCCGGGTCCCACCAGCGCCGAGATCCGTACGACCTTCCAGGCCGGCGACGTGATCGAGCTGCGCCTGGACGTCGCCGCGCGCTTCGTCGGCGCCCATCATCGCCTCGACGCCTCGCGTGGCGCCGTCGCCCTGGAGCGGGGCCCGCTGGTCTACGCACTGGAGGACGAGGACCAGGACGGCTTCGGGCACGTCGACGACGCGGCCGTGGACCCGGGCGCGGCTCTGGTGCCCGGCGCGGCGATCCCCGCCCTCGACGGCGCGGTGCCGCTGGCCGTCTCCGGCAGCGCGGTCACCGTCTCACCCGCCGCGGCGGCGTGGCCCTATCCCATCCACGGCAGCGCCGACGCCGAGGTGACCCGCACCCCCGCCACCTGGTCGGCGATCCCGTACTACGCCTGGGCCAATCGCTCCGTCGGCCCCATGCGAGTGTGGCTCCCCCTCGAGGCCGACTGA